The proteins below are encoded in one region of Cucurbita pepo subsp. pepo cultivar mu-cu-16 chromosome LG10, ASM280686v2, whole genome shotgun sequence:
- the LOC111804173 gene encoding putative H/ACA ribonucleoprotein complex subunit 1-like protein 1 — translation MRPPRGGGGFRGGRDGGFGGRGGGRGRGGGRFGGRGGGGFRDEGPPSEVVEVSSFLHACEGDAVTKLTNEKIPFFNAPIYLQNKTQIGKVDEIFGPINESYFSIKMMEGIVATSYSSGDKFYIDPAKLLPLARFLPQPKGQFAARGGGRGGGRGGGRGGRGAGGFRGRGGPRGGRGGPPRGGGRGGGFRGRGRY, via the exons ATGCGACCACCAAGAGGCGGCGGTGGCTTCCGGGGCGGCCGTGACGGTGGTTTCGGTGGTAGAGGAGGCGGCCGAGGCAGGGGAGGTGGCCGCTTTGGTGGTCGTGGCGGCGGAGGTTTTCGTGATGAGGGTCCTCCATCTGAAGTCGTTG AggtttcttctttccttcatgCATGCGAGGGAGATGCAGTCACAAAGCTCACGAATGAGAAGATTCCTTTCTTTAATGCCCCTATCTATCTTCAGAATAAGACCCAGATAGGTAAAGTTGATGAGATTTTCGGCCCCATCAATGAATCC TATTTCTCGATCAAAATGATGGAAGGAATCGTCGCCACCTCATATTCTTCTGGggataaattttatattgatcCAGCTAAACTTTTACCTCTCGCTAGATTCCTCCCACAGCCGAA GGGACAGTTTGCCGCTAGAGGTGGAGGTCGTGGTGGGGGCAGAGGTGGCGGCAGAGGTGGCCGTGGGGCTGGTGGCTTTCGTGGAAGGGGCGGTCCAAGAGGTGGCAGAGGTGGCCCTCCAAGAGGTGGTGGCCGTGGTGGTGGCTTTAGGGGTAGAGGAAGATACTAA